In one Desulfoferula mesophila genomic region, the following are encoded:
- a CDS encoding NADH:flavin oxidoreductase, which yields MGQLGLPLALGGMEVSNRFLRSATMENMAGAMGQVRRDLLRLYHDLAVGGCGLIITGATAVSAEGRAWAQQLGAWDDAQVEGLSRLARLIHRSNPAARCAVQLHHAGSAGGGYSYGSLAQGFSLNQASEGQISELARAFGRAAARVRRAGFDAVAVHGAHGYLVSQFFSPAFNQRGDDWGGARENRGRFPLLVQEAIRREVGPDFPVLWKMNTDDFLPEGADRQDYLWLAGELASAGAALIELSGGVKEQVKLRNRLRRETGEREAYFLPALKDFRAAVGDTPLALTGGLRSRGAMEQVLEDGANLVGLCRPLISEPGLPNRLLHGPDRRRSRCTSCNKCLLSIAAEPLCCLEFDPFEKVIRDL from the coding sequence ATGGGTCAACTGGGCCTGCCTCTCGCCCTGGGAGGCATGGAAGTAAGCAACCGCTTTTTGCGCTCCGCCACCATGGAGAACATGGCCGGGGCCATGGGCCAGGTGCGCCGCGACCTTTTGCGGCTTTACCACGACCTGGCCGTGGGCGGCTGCGGGCTCATCATCACCGGGGCCACGGCGGTGAGCGCCGAGGGACGGGCCTGGGCCCAACAATTGGGGGCCTGGGACGATGCCCAGGTGGAGGGCCTGTCCCGCCTGGCCCGGTTGATCCATCGCTCCAACCCGGCGGCCCGCTGCGCGGTGCAGCTGCACCACGCCGGGTCGGCCGGGGGCGGCTATTCCTACGGCTCCCTGGCCCAGGGATTCAGCCTCAACCAGGCAAGCGAGGGGCAGATCTCCGAGCTGGCCCGCGCCTTTGGCCGGGCCGCCGCCCGGGTGCGTCGGGCCGGGTTCGACGCGGTGGCGGTGCACGGGGCCCACGGCTATCTGGTGAGCCAGTTCTTCTCGCCCGCCTTTAACCAACGCGGCGACGACTGGGGCGGCGCGCGGGAAAACCGGGGCCGCTTTCCCCTGCTGGTGCAGGAGGCCATCCGCCGCGAAGTGGGGCCGGATTTCCCGGTGCTGTGGAAGATGAACACCGACGACTTCCTGCCCGAGGGAGCGGATCGGCAAGACTACCTCTGGCTCGCCGGCGAGCTGGCCTCGGCCGGGGCCGCGCTCATCGAGCTCAGCGGCGGGGTCAAGGAGCAGGTCAAGCTGCGCAACCGCCTGCGCCGCGAGACCGGGGAGCGGGAGGCCTATTTCCTGCCCGCCCTAAAGGATTTTCGCGCGGCGGTGGGGGACACGCCCCTGGCCCTGACCGGCGGCCTGCGCTCCCGTGGGGCCATGGAGCAGGTGTTGGAGGACGGGGCCAACCTGGTAGGCCTGTGCCGCCCCCTGATCAGCGAACCGGGCCTGCCCAACCGTTTGTTACACGGGCCCGACCGGCGGCGCTCCCGCTGCACCTCTTGCAACAAGTGCCTGCTGAGCATCGCCGCCGAGCCGTTATGCTGCCTGGAGTTCGATCCCTTTGAAAAGGTGATCCGCGATCTTTAG
- a CDS encoding DUF3187 family protein — protein sequence MVIALVLCCLASAVAALAGQPVPAGQPFMVPNQSPLALSLVPFTPTAAALGPQGANRFTLVSAYSSIFVQQSSRAANLDLDMELGYLSLGYAYTLHPRVRLGLELPAAFYWGGFMDGFIESYHQALGLPNGGRENAPQNQVRYDLSSRGKRIVSQDGSTQAVGDLRLKGAWLLWQGGGPALSLLGQVSLPTGDPDKGLGAGGTIPALGLSGDLPLGRWALNANVMYFYLGDTSLLEPLQADNVWAGSLSLGWAWTDSLTLRGQLNGATALVEGTGVEGLDNAILQLLLGAQWAPCHGQLISLAFAEDLIYYTSPDFTLSLSWGWSF from the coding sequence TTGGTCATCGCCCTGGTCTTGTGCTGCCTGGCCTCGGCCGTTGCGGCCTTGGCGGGGCAGCCCGTTCCCGCCGGCCAACCCTTCATGGTGCCAAATCAATCTCCCTTGGCCCTGTCCCTGGTACCCTTTACCCCCACCGCCGCCGCCCTGGGTCCCCAGGGCGCTAACCGTTTCACCCTGGTAAGCGCCTATTCCAGCATTTTCGTGCAACAAAGCTCCCGCGCGGCCAATCTGGATTTGGACATGGAACTGGGCTACCTGTCCCTGGGCTACGCCTATACCCTGCATCCCCGGGTGCGCCTGGGCCTGGAGCTGCCCGCCGCCTTTTACTGGGGCGGCTTTATGGACGGCTTCATCGAGAGCTATCACCAGGCCCTGGGCCTGCCCAACGGGGGCCGGGAAAACGCCCCCCAAAACCAGGTGCGTTACGACCTGAGCAGCCGGGGCAAACGCATCGTGAGCCAGGACGGCTCCACCCAGGCGGTGGGCGACCTGCGCCTCAAGGGGGCCTGGCTGCTCTGGCAGGGCGGCGGCCCGGCGCTCAGCCTGCTGGGCCAGGTAAGCCTGCCCACCGGCGACCCGGACAAGGGCCTGGGCGCGGGCGGTACCATCCCGGCCCTGGGCCTGAGCGGCGACCTGCCTCTGGGCCGCTGGGCCCTAAACGCCAATGTCATGTATTTCTATCTGGGCGACACCAGTCTGCTGGAGCCTTTGCAAGCGGACAACGTGTGGGCGGGCAGCCTGTCCTTGGGCTGGGCCTGGACCGATAGCCTCACCCTTCGGGGGCAGCTCAACGGAGCTACCGCCCTGGTGGAGGGCACCGGGGTGGAGGGGCTGGACAACGCCATCTTGCAGCTTTTGCTGGGAGCGCAGTGGGCGCCCTGCCATGGCCAGCTTATCAGCCTGGCCTTTGCCGAGGACCTGATCTACTACACCAGCCCCGACTTCACCCTCAGCCTGAGCTGGGGCTGGAGTTTTTAG
- a CDS encoding aldo/keto reductase, which translates to MGLRKVVFGSSDVRVTPVGLGGEGVLRTMGRETEARAVIEEALSQGIGYYDSAVAYAGSQGYYGQVWRDRPRERDGIFQTSKSAQRTGEGAWAELQQTLATMGVDHLDLWQIHDLREESEFEEIAGSGGALEAFVRAREQGLARHIGVTGHHDPHLLTRVVLSWPVDAVLLPVNPVEACLEGFWDETMPAAREKGLAVIAMKVLGGGHYLAPQAGVDALTLIRFALAQEVTTVIVGCASPDQVRNLALAGEMGPLPLAEQERLKELYRPHARRLAFYRGWS; encoded by the coding sequence ATGGGTTTGCGTAAAGTGGTTTTCGGCTCCAGCGACGTCCGGGTGACCCCGGTTGGCTTGGGTGGTGAAGGGGTGCTGCGCACCATGGGCCGCGAAACCGAGGCCAGGGCGGTGATCGAAGAAGCCCTGAGCCAGGGCATAGGCTACTACGATTCCGCCGTGGCCTACGCCGGCAGCCAGGGCTATTACGGCCAGGTGTGGCGGGACAGGCCCCGGGAACGCGACGGGATATTCCAGACCAGCAAGTCGGCCCAACGCACCGGTGAGGGGGCCTGGGCCGAGCTGCAGCAAACCCTGGCCACCATGGGGGTGGATCACCTGGACCTGTGGCAGATCCACGACTTGCGCGAAGAGAGCGAGTTCGAGGAAATCGCCGGCTCGGGGGGAGCCCTGGAGGCCTTCGTGCGGGCCAGGGAGCAAGGCCTGGCGCGCCACATCGGAGTAACCGGCCACCACGACCCTCACCTGCTTACCAGGGTGGTGCTTTCCTGGCCGGTGGACGCCGTGCTTTTGCCGGTCAACCCGGTGGAGGCCTGTTTGGAGGGCTTCTGGGATGAGACCATGCCCGCCGCCCGGGAAAAGGGCCTGGCCGTTATCGCCATGAAGGTCTTGGGAGGGGGGCATTACCTGGCCCCCCAGGCGGGCGTGGACGCCCTTACCCTGATCCGGTTCGCCCTGGCCCAAGAGGTAACCACGGTGATCGTGGGCTGCGCTAGCCCGGACCAAGTGCGCAATCTGGCCCTGGCCGGAGAGATGGGCCCCCTGCCCCTGGCGGAACAGGAGCGCCTCAAGGAGCTTTATCGCCCCCATGCCCGGCGCTTGGCCTTTTATCGGGGTTGGTCCTAG
- a CDS encoding HAD family hydrolase has translation MDFRALICDLDGTLLDSIADLGESMNIVLAADGLPRHPIAAYRQLVGDGVEKLAERALPPRLRTPETVREMARRMREVYSGRWGVHTRPYDGIEQMLQGAHEAGLTLAVLSNKVDRFTKEMVAHFFPRVAFAQVAGAKDGVPNKPNPQSALQLAKELGVDPAQCVFLGDTKVDMDTATAAGMFPVGVLWGFRDQEELLAHGAKRLLAHPSELAELLS, from the coding sequence GTGGATTTTCGCGCACTGATTTGCGATCTTGACGGCACCCTTTTGGACAGCATCGCCGACCTAGGCGAAAGCATGAACATCGTGCTGGCCGCCGACGGCCTGCCCCGTCACCCCATCGCCGCCTATCGCCAGTTGGTGGGCGACGGGGTGGAAAAGCTGGCCGAGCGGGCCCTGCCGCCCCGTTTGCGCACGCCCGAAACGGTGCGGGAGATGGCCCGGCGCATGCGCGAGGTCTATTCCGGCCGCTGGGGTGTGCACACCCGGCCTTACGACGGCATCGAGCAGATGCTGCAAGGAGCCCATGAGGCCGGCCTGACCCTAGCGGTGCTCTCCAACAAGGTGGATCGCTTCACCAAGGAAATGGTGGCTCATTTCTTTCCCCGGGTTGCCTTTGCCCAGGTGGCGGGAGCCAAGGACGGCGTGCCCAACAAGCCCAACCCGCAATCTGCCCTGCAACTGGCCAAGGAGCTGGGCGTAGATCCCGCCCAATGCGTTTTCCTGGGAGACACCAAGGTGGACATGGACACCGCGACGGCGGCGGGCATGTTCCCGGTGGGGGTGTTGTGGGGTTTCCGCGACCAAGAGGAGTTGCTGGCCCACGGGGCCAAGCGCCTGCTGGCCCATCCCTCGGAACTGGCCGAACTGCTTTCCTAG